A region of Lagenorhynchus albirostris chromosome 20, mLagAlb1.1, whole genome shotgun sequence DNA encodes the following proteins:
- the NXPH3 gene encoding neurexophilin-3 isoform X1 produces the protein MQLTRCCFVFLVQGSLYLAGPPHTTPGMARARKETTNPFGALQTSGIPHPHPRVTSKSRCCPAVSWCPGAHNEIHKVICGQDDGPPGSEDPERDDPESQPRPRMPRKRGHMSPKSRPMGSSTLLGLLVPPGEAWGVLGQPPSRPNHSPPPSARVKKIFGWGDFYSNIKTVALNLLVTGKIVDHGNGTFSVHFRHNATGQGNISISLVPPSKAVEFHQEQQIFIEAKASKIFNCRMEWEKVERGRRISLCTHDPAKTCSRDHAQSSATWSCSQPFKVVCVYIAFYSTDYRLVQKVCPDYNYHSDTPYYPSG, from the exons ATGCAACTGACTCGCTGCTGCTTCGTGTTCCTAGTGCAGGGCAGCCTCTATCTG GCAGGGCCACCGCACACAACCCCAGGCATGGCCAGGGCCAGAAAAGAGACCACAAACCCCTTTGGAGCCCTCCAGACCTCAGGCATCCCCCACCCTCATCCCAGGGTCACCAGCAAATCCAGATGCTGCCCAGCTGTGAGCTGGTGCCCCGGTGCTCATAACGAGATACATAAG GTCATCTGTGGCCAGGATGACGGTCCCCCTGGCTCAGAGGACCCTGAGCGTGACGACCCTGAGAGCCAGCCCCGGCCCCGGATGCCTCGAAAGCGGGGCCACATGTCACCGAAGTCCCGCCCCATGGGCAGCTCTACTCTCCTAGGCCTGCTGGTTCCACCTGGGGAGGCATGGGGGGTCCTCGGGCAGCCCCCCAGTCGCCCGAACCACAGCCCCCCACCGTCAGCCAGAGTGAAGAAGATCTTTGGCTGGGGTGACTTCTACTCCAACATCAAGACGGTAGCCCTGAACCTACTCGTCACGGGGAAGATTGTGGACCACGGCAATGGGACCTTCAGCGTCCACTTCCGACACAATGCCACGGGCCAGGGCAACATCTCCATCAGCCTCGTGCCCCCCAGTAAAGCTGTAGAGTTCCACCAGGAGCAGCAGATCTTCATTGAAGCCAAGGCCTCCAAAATCTTCAACTGCCGGATGGAGTGGGAGAAGGTGGAACGGGGCCGCCGGATCTCGCTCTGCACCCACGACCCAGCCAAGACCTGCTCCCGAGACCACGCTCAGAGCTCAGCCACCTGGAGCTGCTCCCAGCCCTTCAAAGTCGTCTGCGTCTACATCGCCTTCTACAGCACAGACTACAGGCTAGTCCAGAAGGTGTGCCCGGATTACAACTACCACAGCGATACTCCCTACTACCCCTCCGGGTGA
- the NXPH3 gene encoding neurexophilin-3 isoform X2: MQLTRCCFVFLVQGSLYLVICGQDDGPPGSEDPERDDPESQPRPRMPRKRGHMSPKSRPMGSSTLLGLLVPPGEAWGVLGQPPSRPNHSPPPSARVKKIFGWGDFYSNIKTVALNLLVTGKIVDHGNGTFSVHFRHNATGQGNISISLVPPSKAVEFHQEQQIFIEAKASKIFNCRMEWEKVERGRRISLCTHDPAKTCSRDHAQSSATWSCSQPFKVVCVYIAFYSTDYRLVQKVCPDYNYHSDTPYYPSG, from the exons ATGCAACTGACTCGCTGCTGCTTCGTGTTCCTAGTGCAGGGCAGCCTCTATCTG GTCATCTGTGGCCAGGATGACGGTCCCCCTGGCTCAGAGGACCCTGAGCGTGACGACCCTGAGAGCCAGCCCCGGCCCCGGATGCCTCGAAAGCGGGGCCACATGTCACCGAAGTCCCGCCCCATGGGCAGCTCTACTCTCCTAGGCCTGCTGGTTCCACCTGGGGAGGCATGGGGGGTCCTCGGGCAGCCCCCCAGTCGCCCGAACCACAGCCCCCCACCGTCAGCCAGAGTGAAGAAGATCTTTGGCTGGGGTGACTTCTACTCCAACATCAAGACGGTAGCCCTGAACCTACTCGTCACGGGGAAGATTGTGGACCACGGCAATGGGACCTTCAGCGTCCACTTCCGACACAATGCCACGGGCCAGGGCAACATCTCCATCAGCCTCGTGCCCCCCAGTAAAGCTGTAGAGTTCCACCAGGAGCAGCAGATCTTCATTGAAGCCAAGGCCTCCAAAATCTTCAACTGCCGGATGGAGTGGGAGAAGGTGGAACGGGGCCGCCGGATCTCGCTCTGCACCCACGACCCAGCCAAGACCTGCTCCCGAGACCACGCTCAGAGCTCAGCCACCTGGAGCTGCTCCCAGCCCTTCAAAGTCGTCTGCGTCTACATCGCCTTCTACAGCACAGACTACAGGCTAGTCCAGAAGGTGTGCCCGGATTACAACTACCACAGCGATACTCCCTACTACCCCTCCGGGTGA